In Humulus lupulus chromosome 6, drHumLupu1.1, whole genome shotgun sequence, a single genomic region encodes these proteins:
- the LOC133783718 gene encoding protein MOR1-like — translation MRECTLNTLDSWLSAVHLDKMVPYIATAWTDAKLGAEGRKDLFEWLSKQLSGLTKFPDAVQLLKSASSAPTVILTCQKQ, via the exons ATGAGGGAATGCACATTGAATACTTTAGATTCTTGGCTCTCTGCTGTTCATCTTGATAAaatg GTTCCTTACATTGCAACAGCTTGGACAGATGCAAAACTTGGTGCGGAAGGGCGCAAAGATCTTTTTGAGTGGTTGTCAAAACAACTATCTGGGTTAACTAAATTTCCTGATGCTGTACAGCTACTAAAGTCAGCTTCCTCTGCTCCGACGGTAATTCTGACTTGTCAAAAACAGTGA
- the LOC133783670 gene encoding MACPF domain-containing protein CAD1-like has protein sequence MAEYFNNKSDISGNIPLGSFNSMFNFTGSWQVDAATTKSLAMVGYIIPLFTVKLEKPNLILREEVKRAIPYSWDPASLASFIENFGTHIVTSATIGGRDVVYIRQHQSSPLTGLDIENYVKDMGDHRFQDSNSQSTAGPLKYKDKVSICNDFLN, from the exons ATGGCAGAGTACTTCAATAACAAATCTGATATCTCAGGCAACATTCCCCTTGGAAGTTTCAATTCAATGTTCAATTTCACTGGTTCTTGGCAAGTTGATGCGGCAACTACCAAATCCCTTGCCATGGTTGGATACATAATTCCTCTTTTTACAGTTAAACTAGAAAAGCCAAATTTAATTTTGCGTGAGGAAGTTAAACGAGCTATTCCTTATTCTTGGGATCCTGCATCATTGGCAAG TTTTATTGAGAATTTCGGAACACATATTGTTACATCTGCGACAATTGGTGGAAGAGATGTAGTTTACATAAGGCAGCACCAGTCATCTCCTTTGACAGGATTGGATATAGAGAATTATGTAAAAGACATGGGTGATCATAGATTTCAGGACTCAAATAGCCAGTCAACCGCTGGCCCCTTAAAATACAAAGACAAGGTTAGTATTTGTAACgatttccttaattaa